The genome window GGGGCTCCGATCCAGGGTATCGGCGAGCTAACGCTGGAGGCGGAGACGACCCCGGAGTGGATGCTTGGGGAGTTGCGGCAGGAGGCGGCTCATCGGGAGTGGGCGCTGGGCCTGGTGTTCCCACATCAGGGCCGCTACTACCGCAGCATCGATTGGACGCGCGCCCGCGTTACCCGGAACCAGCGCACTGAGGAGGCCGTGCTGGTATGGGTCGAGGACGTCACCGACAGCCTGATGGATCCTGAGGATTACAACCGGGCGTACTACGGCGCCAAGCAGGTGGATCAGTCCGACTTCAAGCAGGTGAAGCATTACCACAGTCCGTGGCTTGTCGTCTACCCTCGGCTCGAGGAGGTCGAAGCCCGCACAGCTATAGGTTCGGTTATCGCAGAAGCAGGACGGGGGCGGGTACGGGTAGGCCTGGAGTTGGTTGTCAAGCGCCTCACTAAGACCGTGCAATTCCGCTGCCCGTCACTGCGAAGCACTCGGGGAATCAGAGGGATCCATGGTGTTGAGGAGTGGGTAGTGGAAGACTGCGACGGGCGGAGAGTGCTCTTGGATCCGCTGGAGAAGCGAGAACTGCTCAAAAGCGGAAGCGTGGTGGTGCCGGAGTCCGCGCGAGACGGAGAGGAGCCGATACAGGGGCGAGGGTACGTCCTGCAGAGCTATTCCAAACGCCAGGCCAGGGTGAGTACTCATGCCTTCAACTTTGTGCTACCTGGTACCTGCTCGTGCGGGGAGGAGACGGAGCCACACTATGGCTGGAAAACTGGGTTCGAGAACGTCCCGGACACCTGGAAGAATCACCCGGTGTTCTCGCCTCTCGCTCGCGAATACGAGACCGATCTCGGCCAGATCCGCTTCAGCGACGGCTCAACAGCGGCGTACTGGGCCTTGAGCAATGCACTGGCCAAGGCCATTCCCGACGTACTCGAAACCGACCTCTCCGACATAGGCTTCGCCTTGCAGGCCCCGCGGCACGAGCTGGTATTCACCGCTTACGACGCTGTTGAGGGCGGCATCGGGGTTGCCACCCAGTTGCCTGCCAAGCTGCCGGAGATCCTGGCGGAGGCCCGACGGCTGCTGGAGCTGAGCCTGCGCTGCGACTGCCAGGGTCAGGGGTGCTTCGGCTGCATCTTGCCTTTGCGCGAACTCAGGCTTCCCCAGGACATCCCTGCGACCAGCGGCGCGGTAGAAGCGCCCCCGGCCGAGCAGGCGCGGCTGCTTCTGGAGGAGACCCGTCCGTACAAGCCCGAGCCCAATACCACGGCTGCAGCACACCTGCTACGCAACCTGCTCGAGCCACCCTCCCGGCCAGACACCAACACCACCCTTCTGCCCAAACTCACAGAATACCCTGTCTTTCGGCGACTGATTTTCGTTCTCGACAGCCTGCTGCTCGACAGCTCCAGCGTCTCCAAAGCGCAGCGTCTACGTGAAGATCCCGACCTGCTGGTCGAAAATTTGCGCCCGATCCCCCGCGTCATGGAGATTTTGGAGGAACTCCTGGGCGGCCGGGTCGAGGTGGTGCTGGTCAGCAACAACTCAATGCGCTACGTCGAGACTGCCTTAAAGCGGCACTTCCCCGCGAGTGTGGCAGCGAGGCTCCTGGGTAGCGCTGTGGCGTCGGCCAACAAACCAAGCACCGGTCGGCTGCAACCGCTGATTGAGGATCTGAACCCGCAAGAGGTGCTTCTGGTAGGAGACCGGCTAGAGGACGTGCTGACAGCACGACGGCTGGGGATCGTCTCCGCTCTGGCGACCTGGAGTGCAGCGGACGCAGCCCACGCCCTCAACGCAGGGCCAGATCTTATCTTCTCTGCTCCAGAAGACCTCCTCTACGCACTGGGCGACTACCGGGCTTACCTGCACCCCCTGGAGCAGGAGGGCGTCCCAGCCGAAGTAATCGCGGCCCCGCTGCGACTGAGCCGGGCCGGGCGGGTTTGGAGTGTCCTCGGGCGCTACCTCCCTGAGCGGCCCAGGAGCAGGCGAGCCAACGACCTCCTAAGCAATGCACGTTACCAGATCCTCGATTTCAAGCGCTCTGGCAAGCGTGTTCGTGCAGTTGCAGATTACCTCGTGCGGCGTTTTCCGGATTTACCGGTGGCCTATGTGCCTTCACGACAGCCCGTCCAGGCCGGATTGGATGCCCTGGCCGAGGAACTCGAAGCCCGTGGACATCCCGTGCTGAGGGTGCTGCAGTGGCAACGGGTGCCTCCCCTCCGCCAGCATGACGCTGGAGGGGAGGCGGAGCGGCGCGCCAACGTGGCCGGAGCCTTGCGGGTGGCCGATCCCGCCGCCGTGCGCGGGCTACGCTTACTTCTGCTCGATGATCTGATCAGCAGCGGCCAGACCCTCATCGAGGCCGATCGTGCCCTGGTCGAGGCGGGGGCCAGACCCGAGGCGCTGGCTCTGGCCTACAGCCTGTGGGAGCGTGACCGGGCGGCCGGCCCGGAGGAGGAGATGGCGTGAGGATTGACCGCCTTGCCTATCTGGTCGGCTGGGATCCCAAGGGTTGGCCCCACCACAACCCGTTGCAAGGAGTACCTTACTTCTTGCAGCAAGCCCTGCTCGTACTTGCCGAAGCAGAGGGGCTGCAGTTGGATTGGGTTGAGGGTGATCTGCGCACCGCCCAATTACCGGAGTACGCGGACGCGTTGGAACTGTGGCCTGCCGAAGCCTACAGCCGCTTCTCTCTTCTTGACCCAATGGCTCCAGAGCGCCAGGGTGCTTTCGGCAGGCTTTTGCTCCCCTTTTTCGAGCGAGCGATGCCCGATTCCGCGGCGCTAGATGCACCAAAGCCCGGCCCAGAGCACTGGCGCCTGGGCGGCGCGCCGGTTACCGTCGATGCTCTAGAGGCCCTACAAGCCTCATCGCGCTGGACCCTGGTTCAGGCAAAACGGCAAGGGATAGCCGTGCGGAGCGGTGATCCGGCCTGGGGACGCTGGCTGGTGCTGGGACCGGCAGCGCTGCGGCTGTGGTCGGCTGCCTGGCTGGCCCGGCTGGGCACAGGGGAATCGGGCGAGTTGCGGGTGCGGATTCGCGGCGACCAGCCTCTACCGGTGCTCGCACTCCTGGACAGCCTGGAATTGCTGGAAGTGGTGCGGCGGCTTTACGGCCTTAAGCAGCGATTGCCGCGAGTCCGGCTGGAGGCCGATGGGCTGGGAGAAGCGTCGCAGCGGGCACTCCGGGCCTACCTGGGCGACCCCGAGGGCCAGCTTAGACGCTTGCTGCTGGCGGAGGTGGAGTTCGGATCCGTGAGTGAGGTGGACGTGCTCATCGACGACCCCCAAGACCCACTCTTGCTGGCGGATTGGCAGCCGGACGAGGTTCTGGAGGCCGCTCGGGGGTTAATTCAGGATCCGGCGGGCATTGACCCGGGCTACCACATCGTCGATCCGGCGCCGGAGGTGCTCGACCACCTGTTCAGCCGGTTTTTCCGCCACCACCGCCTGAGACCGGAGCAGGCCGAGGCCGTGCGGCGGGTGCTCGCTGGCGAGAGTCTGCTGGTGCTGCTGCCAACGGGCTACGGCAAATCAGCAATTTATCAGCTAGCTGCCCTGATCCAGCCGGGTACTGCCCTGGTGGTCTCTCCGCTGGTCTCACTCATTCTTGATCAGGTTGACCACCTCTACCGCGACGGGATCACCGGGGTGGGCTTCATGAGTGGACGCAAGCACGCTGCAGGAACCGCAGAGACCACGTTGGAGCACCTTCGCAATGGCCGCTACCGTCTTTTCTACATCGCTCCTGAGCGCCTCGACCTGGCCAACTTCCGGCGGGAGCTGGGGGAGCTCATCCGGGGCCACCGCTTCTCTCTAATAGCCGTTGACGAGGCCCACTGTGTGTCAGAGTGGGGGCACGATTTCCGCACCTCTTACCTCCATCTCAAGGGTCTACGTCAGTACATAGAGCAGCAAGGAGTGACCGAGCGTGTACCGATGCTGGCCCTCACCGCCACTGCCTCACCGGTGGTGCGTGCAGATATCCTGCGTCTGCTGGGCATCAGTCCAGACAGTGTGGTGCAGAGCCGCAGTAGCGACCGGCCCGAGCTTAGCTACAGCGTCCACGTCGTCGATGGCCGCCAGGGCTTCGCTGGACGACTGCAAGCACTGGACGAGGTGCTGACCCGGGTCGCGCCTACCGTGTTGGGGGCAGGGAGCGAGGGGTTGCTCGAGCGCGACTCCCGCGGCCGCCACCGCCACGGCGCAGTGGTTTTCGCCCCCTTTGCCAACGCTCACAGCCGTGCCTTTTTCGCCAGCAACGCAGCGGCGGTGGCAGAGCACCTCCGG of Meiothermus sp. contains these proteins:
- a CDS encoding DEAD/DEAH box helicase, with product MRIDRLAYLVGWDPKGWPHHNPLQGVPYFLQQALLVLAEAEGLQLDWVEGDLRTAQLPEYADALELWPAEAYSRFSLLDPMAPERQGAFGRLLLPFFERAMPDSAALDAPKPGPEHWRLGGAPVTVDALEALQASSRWTLVQAKRQGIAVRSGDPAWGRWLVLGPAALRLWSAAWLARLGTGESGELRVRIRGDQPLPVLALLDSLELLEVVRRLYGLKQRLPRVRLEADGLGEASQRALRAYLGDPEGQLRRLLLAEVEFGSVSEVDVLIDDPQDPLLLADWQPDEVLEAARGLIQDPAGIDPGYHIVDPAPEVLDHLFSRFFRHHRLRPEQAEAVRRVLAGESLLVLLPTGYGKSAIYQLAALIQPGTALVVSPLVSLILDQVDHLYRDGITGVGFMSGRKHAAGTAETTLEHLRNGRYRLFYIAPERLDLANFRRELGELIRGHRFSLIAVDEAHCVSEWGHDFRTSYLHLKGLRQYIEQQGVTERVPMLALTATASPVVRADILRLLGISPDSVVQSRSSDRPELSYSVHVVDGRQGFAGRLQALDEVLTRVAPTVLGAGSEGLLERDSRGRHRHGAVVFAPFANAHSRAFFASNAAAVAEHLRRNRVLPEGAVGIHSNSAPGHCPRCGSTRYYSDYGRYRCAEADCGFVGKRDDFTSPSDWDEHLLEVQAQFLDNRLPVLVSTKGFGMGIDKPNIRLVVHYVMSGSLEGYYQEAGRAGRDRAHAHVALVTVPPDPTCAEQHLGDRAIFGLGADDPLPLPCLERDRRGFPTLRCPFGLKELCDVGQQAYFINQNFPGARDELTQLTEAYNRALTGRLLVESAGAGDSKPVEKALSRLRVLEVLHTYTRQRSHAYRATLNQDWTWARGVAALADYVRGYGEATGTPDAVLIEVEELARSEGNQAEFVQRAGKILIEALYTTIRAMRLAGLRNLYHYAALPAGSCRRVYLRRAFELRLPQDYSCGFCDTCVPDMKFGRERALVPEEAARERILAEGLENVLTGYNLTALRTYAREVVEAGFVGAVRGRAEYLLEQRPNDLAVLFLAALCAGLEGERATAKVLTERALDVMLRARMGLTNQLAFVLALGEWVPSLADDLAGDPQGVLGRNHPRLTLLETLRQLDPARAAHVERAWALEGLVEVAERLSKLLPAEVLKAFTTAVEHVTPPHRDRGIGGMNG
- a CDS encoding DEAD/DEAH box helicase codes for the protein MQRAVVSLAPAQAEEVLRTLPDELIHAWTGEAWPRTLAELLYQMSLDRYCQRLRERGVELCQIPAISDEPLSLDQAEVLNPRPQLRPGQVVPLDALGLDEHLARALAAAGAKEGLFTHQALSLEFLRATRHEPFDLVITTPTASGKTLAFAPGILEDLLQRNNTALFIYPLRALTTDQYDKLTRICKGLPLKLRPFFGSISLEELLQDGLPHVVVATPDKLNHYLDRPELAGFFSQIRYIVLDEAHAYRGYFGINMALFLRRLMALVHSDVRLVLSTATLDNTADFVRRLTGRNRFRVVGASGAPVHARFFYRGVAKNVPSLIHVVQRERRKGIAFVESRAETRRLAETYRRQRGTQVHPLFSGHRDYANVLHQLRQGNESMFVFSTTTLEAGIDIGDLQHVAILGFPGSRNSFKQMAGRAGRSGPAHVVFIPRTGRLGVAADEYYSRLDNLKRLVEAQADPVYINPANPVLLRQHLQRMRWEAHRMGLRGGEELLEQLLSPAAVPETVRKELKRKFAPLLTEPLARVEAPPLRSMPGLTYLVIRLGEGAPIQGIGELTLEAETTPEWMLGELRQEAAHREWALGLVFPHQGRYYRSIDWTRARVTRNQRTEEAVLVWVEDVTDSLMDPEDYNRAYYGAKQVDQSDFKQVKHYHSPWLVVYPRLEEVEARTAIGSVIAEAGRGRVRVGLELVVKRLTKTVQFRCPSLRSTRGIRGIHGVEEWVVEDCDGRRVLLDPLEKRELLKSGSVVVPESARDGEEPIQGRGYVLQSYSKRQARVSTHAFNFVLPGTCSCGEETEPHYGWKTGFENVPDTWKNHPVFSPLAREYETDLGQIRFSDGSTAAYWALSNALAKAIPDVLETDLSDIGFALQAPRHELVFTAYDAVEGGIGVATQLPAKLPEILAEARRLLELSLRCDCQGQGCFGCILPLRELRLPQDIPATSGAVEAPPAEQARLLLEETRPYKPEPNTTAAAHLLRNLLEPPSRPDTNTTLLPKLTEYPVFRRLIFVLDSLLLDSSSVSKAQRLREDPDLLVENLRPIPRVMEILEELLGGRVEVVLVSNNSMRYVETALKRHFPASVAARLLGSAVASANKPSTGRLQPLIEDLNPQEVLLVGDRLEDVLTARRLGIVSALATWSAADAAHALNAGPDLIFSAPEDLLYALGDYRAYLHPLEQEGVPAEVIAAPLRLSRAGRVWSVLGRYLPERPRSRRANDLLSNARYQILDFKRSGKRVRAVADYLVRRFPDLPVAYVPSRQPVQAGLDALAEELEARGHPVLRVLQWQRVPPLRQHDAGGEAERRANVAGALRVADPAAVRGLRLLLLDDLISSGQTLIEADRALVEAGARPEALALAYSLWERDRAAGPEEEMA